The following DNA comes from Caulobacter mirabilis.
GGCCATCGGCTCGTCGATCAGGCCCACGCGGCGGGCCGAGGCGTTCAGGCAGCTGTCGTTGATGGCGCGGCGCTCGACCGCGGTGGCGCCCGACGGCACGCACACGATCACCTTGGGGTTCACGAAGCCCTTGCGGTTGTGAACCTTGCGGATGAAGTGCTTGATCATCTCCTCGGCGACTTCGAAGTCGGCGATGACGCCGTCGCGCATGGGACGGATGGCTTCCATATGCCCGGGCGTGCGGCCGAGCATCTGCTTGGCTTCTATACCCACGGCATGGACGACCTTGCGGCCGCCGACATTACGCAGCGCGACCACCGACGGCTCGTTCAGGACGATGCCCTTGCCCTTCATGTAGACGAGGGTGTTGGCCGTACCGAGATCGATGGCGATGTCGTTGGAGATGGCGCCGAAGAGAGAACCGAACATTCAGGGCCCTGAGAATCTGGAGCGTGGTGGAGAACTGGCGAGGCAAGGAGCGCCAACCCAGCACCCACGCCGCGAGCGCGCCCCCCAGGCGCAGCATCGCCGAGGTGGCAAGGCAAGCTGACAGCAAGCCGTTTGCACCGCGAACGTGTTGAATTCAAGGTCTATTAAGGCGGCGTCTCAACCAAGCGCCGTCAGGATCACTCCGACCGCCGTCACGGCGCCCGCGATCCACTGCCGCAGGCCCAATCGTTCGGCGAACAGACGCCGCCCCGCGAGGGCCGCGATCGGCATCTCGACCACCCCCACGGCGCGCACGGGCCCTGCCGGCGCAAGGGCCAGCGCCACGAACCAGCCCGCCGAGGCGGCGGCGCCGAAGAAGCCCGCGCCCAGCGAAACCCGCCACGATCGCAGGGCCGCCCCCAGCGACGCTCGGTCGCGGAAAATCAGCCAGGTCGTCAGGGCGATGGACTGCAGCGCCTGCACCACGGCCACGGTGATGAGCGCCGCGGGAATCGGATTCGCGGAATCGAGCGCCAGCGACGCCTGACGGAAGGCGTTGGCCGAGACGGCGAAGCAGAAGCCCGACAGCGTGCCCAACCCGGCGGCGGTCCAGTCATGCTTCCCCTCCCCGCGCGGCCAGGACAGGGCGATCAGACCGCCGGTGGCCAGGGCCAATCCGCCCCAGGCCGGGCCGCTCAGATGATCGCCGAACAGCAGGAAGCCGAGAATCGCCGCGAACGGCAGGCCGCTTTGCTGGAAGGCCGCGCCCAGGGCGAAGCTGGACCGGTGCATCGAGACCAGCAACGCCGCCGTGGCGCCGATCTGCATGCCCCCGCCCAGCGCCGACCAGCCGAGGAAGGCCCAGGACGGATGCGGCGAGACCGGCGTGACCATCAGGGCGATCGCCACGAAGGCCAGGCTGAACGGCAGGCCGAACAGGAAGCGGACCAGGGTCGCGCCCCAAGGGCCGGCGCCGGTCAGCAGGCTGCGCTGGGCGGCGTTGCGCGCCACCTGGAAGGCGGCCGCCAGGACGGTGATGGGGATCCAGATCAAACCGCTCGCTCGCCTGCATTTTGATGGCGCGGCCTCGAAATCCGCATGGAGCCTTTATGCGGTCCGGCGCCAGATTTCGACCCGTTCCGCGGCGTCATCGACGCCGCTTTTTTTCAGGTGCATCCCGATGTCCCTTCCCCTGGCTGTGATCGCCGCCCGCGTCCTCACCGGCGCGGCGGTCCGGGCCTATGACGTCCAGCTCGACCGCATGCTGACCCTCGGCGCGGCGCCGCCCTCCGCGATCATCGCCGTGGGCGGACCCGACGCGGCCGAGGCCATGAGCGGCCTGTGGCGTCGCGGCTATCCCCGGGTCGAGGCGGCGCGCCGCGCCACCTGCCCCGCCGCCGACGAGCTGTGCGACCTGCTGCTGGTCTGTGGCTGCGACCGGGCCCAGCGCGCCGCCGAGATCGCCCGCGACACGCGCGCGATGCTGCGGCCGGACGGCCTCGCCGTCGTCGACGCCGGCCGCATGAGCGACCCGGACGAGCGGCTGCGCCTTTGCGGCCTGCTGGCCGAAGCCGGCTTCGGAGTCGGCCCCAACGCCCACCTGGCCGCCGAGATCGCCGCGCGCCGCCTGCCCGATGCGGTCT
Coding sequences within:
- a CDS encoding DMT family transporter → MIWIPITVLAAAFQVARNAAQRSLLTGAGPWGATLVRFLFGLPFSLAFVAIALMVTPVSPHPSWAFLGWSALGGGMQIGATAALLVSMHRSSFALGAAFQQSGLPFAAILGFLLFGDHLSGPAWGGLALATGGLIALSWPRGEGKHDWTAAGLGTLSGFCFAVSANAFRQASLALDSANPIPAALITVAVVQALQSIALTTWLIFRDRASLGAALRSWRVSLGAGFFGAAASAGWFVALALAPAGPVRAVGVVEMPIAALAGRRLFAERLGLRQWIAGAVTAVGVILTALG